GAACAGCGCCAGCGCCAGCAGGCAGCCGATCAGCGTGCCCATCAGGCGCCAGCCGTTGCGCTGGCGGGTCAGGGCGAAGCCGGGTTTCATGATGATGATGATCGTCAGCAGCACCCAGTAGCTGTGCGCCGACGACACCTGCGGCGTGGCCAGTTGGGCGATCAGGCCCATGGCAATGGCGGCCGCCAGGGTCACCCGCGTGGCATAGCGGAAGTAGGGCGAGTCCAGCCGCAGGTTGCTGGTCAGCATGCCCAGCCGCAATTCCTGGCGCGACATGAACTGGGTCAGTGACTTGTCGATGCGCAGCACGCTGGTGGGCTCGGCATCGGGGCGGGCCGCGGTATGGTCGGCCAGCTTGCCGACGATGCGCGCGGCATTGCGCAGGCGCCGCAGCACCTGCACGATCAGGGCCAGCATCTCGGGCTCTTTCTCGCCCATGCCCTGCTGCTTGAACTGCTCGATCTCGTATTCGATGGCGCGCAGTTCCGCCTTGGTGCTGCTGCGGTATTGCACCGGCCGTCCGCGCGACACGTCCAGCGCGATGCGGTTCAGTTCCAGCGACATCTTGGTCAGCGCGTCGCGCATGAACATCAGGCAGTCGTGGCCGGCCAGCGCGCGCCGCAACGCGGCATAGTCGGTATGGGTGGCCACCAGCGTGTCCAGCAGCTGCAGCATGTCCACGAACATGTTCCACAGCATCACGCGCTCGCCGTCGCGGTAGCCGCCGCCGCGCGGCAGGCTGCGCAGCACGATGTCGCGCGCGGCCTGGTGCTTTTCCGTCATGACCGATTGCGACTGGATCAGCGCCCGGTAGATGTCGTCCAGGTCGGTGGTCTCGTCATAGAAGCGGCTGCGCGCGGCCATGTAGTCGGCGGTGGCGAACAGCGCCACCGACATGGCCTGGCGCTCTTCGCGCAGCCAGAAGATGCGGCTGAAGCCCAGGCTGAACACCAGGTAGAACAGGGCGCCGCCCAGCGTGGCCGCCGAATGCGCCAGCACCTGGCTGGGCGCCAGCGGCGAATGCATGGTCAGCGTCATGATCAGCATGCCGGCAAAGCCGATCAGGCCGCCGCGCTTGCCGAACACCGAGAACATCGAAAACACGAAACACTGCCCGATCACCGCCAGCCACAGCAGCAGCGGGTAGGTGGAAGCGGCGCCGGTGATGGTGACCGCCGCGGTGGCCAGCAGCGCCCCGCCCAGCATCTCGTTGGTGCGGTGCCGCTGCGGGCCGCCGGGCTGGTCGATGATGGCCAGGCATTGGGCGCCGAAAGTGGCCACCAGCCCGAAGCTGTACTGCCCGAACAGGCCCCCCAGCACCATGACGGGCAGCAGCATGCCCACCCCTTGCCGCACCCCGCCGAAGAAGTAGTGGCTGTAAAGAAAGCGCGGAATGCTGGCGATGCGTAGATCCATGGACGAGCCGCTTTTCGGATGCGATCGTCCAAGTATAGAAAGATGCGCGGGGTTTTGGGGGTCGGATGGTCCGCCAGGGCGGTGCGCCAGGGCGCCCCAAGGGGCCGATTTGCCCCCGATGCCGCAACGCGGTAAATTTGCTGCCTTGCGCCGGCCTGCCTATCCGATGCCGGCGCCCAGGCCAACCGGCTGCCCGGGCTACATTCCGGGTGCTGCGCGCCAGTAATACCTGCTGTTGGCCGCGCCACAAGCGTGTGTTGCCAAGGCTTCCATTTCGACCTCCAGCGTCCCCCAGGGGCGTTTGCGCTGCGTTCCCGACGAACGCGTGCCGGGTCGGCAGGGTGTCCGGGTGGCGAGGCTCCGTGAGCCTCAAAGCGCCAGATCATGCTGCCGTTGCCGGTCCGGGTTCAGTTGCCGCCGTATCCGGGCGTGCCACGGTCAGGAAAACAGGGCCGGTACTGAAAGGAATACAACATGGAAACCATAGGCGCCGATATCGTCGTGCGCTGCCTGGCCGAAGAAGGCGTCGAGCACGTTTTCGGCTATCCCGGCGGCGCGGTGCTGTACATCTACGACGCGATTTTCAAGCAAGACAAATTCCAGCATATCCTGGTTCGTCACGAGCAGGCCGCCGTGCACGCCGCCGATGCGTATTCGCGCGCGTCGCAAAAAGTGGGCGTGTGCATCGTCACCAGCGGCCCGGGCGTCACCAATGCCGTCACCGGCATTGCCACCGCCTACATGGACTCGATCCCCATGGTCATCATCAGCGGGCAGGTGCCCACTGCGGCCATCGGCGAAGACGCCTTCCAGGAATGCGACACCGTGGGCATCACGCGGCCCTGCGTGAAGCACAACTTCCTGGTGCGCGACGTGAAAGACCTGGCCGAGACCATGCGGCGGGCCTTCTACATTGCCCGCACCGGCCGTCCCGGCCCGGTGCTGGTCGACATCCCCAAAGACGTCAGCCTGCAGCCCTGCAAGTACGTGCCGCCCAAGGGCGAAATCAGCATGCGCTCGTACGCGCCGGTCAACAAGGGCCACCAGGGGCAGATCAAGAAGGCCGTGCAGATGCTGCTGGCCGCCGAACGCCCCATGATCTACGCCGGCGGCGGGGTCATCCTGTCGGACGCTGCGGCCGAACTGCGCCACGTGGCCGATCAGCTGGGTGCGCCGTGCACCACCACGCTGATGGGCCTGGGCGGCCTGGCCGGCACCAGCCGCCAGTACGTCGGCATGCCCGGCATGCACGGCACCTACGAAGCCAACATGGCCATGCAGCACTGCGACGTGCTGCTGGCGGTGGGCGCGCGCTTCGACGACCGCGTCATCGGCAATCCCCGGCATTTTGCGCAGAACGCCCGCAAGATCATCCACATCGACATCGATCCGTCGTCCATTTCCAAGCGCGTGCGGGTCGACGTGCCGATCGTGGGCAATGTGAAAGACGTGCTGGCCGATCTCAGCGCGCAATACGATGCCGCGCGCGCCGACACCAAGCCGGCGCCGCTGGACAAGTGGTGGCAGCAGATCGAAGCCTGGCGCGGCAAAGAATGCCTGAAGTACGCCAACTCCGACGAGGTCATCAAGCCGCAGTACGTGGTTGAAAAGCTCTGGGAAGTGACCGGCGGCGACGCCTTCGTCACGTCCGACGTGGGCCAACACCAGATGTGGGCGGCGCAGTACTACAAGTTCGACAAGCCGCGGCGCTGGATCAATTCCGGCGGCCTGGGCACCATGGGAGTGGGGCTGCCGTACGCCATGGGCGTGCAGATGGCCAATCCGGGCGCGGACATCGCCGTCATCACCGGCGAAGCCTCCATCCAGATGAACATCCAGGAACTGTCCACCTGCCAGCAGTACCACCTGACGCCCAAGATCGTCTGCCTGAACAACCGCTTCCTGGGCATGGTCCGCCAGTGGCAGCAAATCGACTACGGCTCGCGCTATTCCGAGTCGTACATGGATTCGCTGCCCGATTTCGTCAAGGTGGCCGAGGCCTACGGCCACGTCGGGCTGCGCATCGAGCGGCCGGCCGACGTCGAGCCGGCGCTGCGCGAAGCATTCAAGAAGCACAAGGATCGCCTGGTCTTCCTGGACTTCATCACCGACCGCACCGAAAACGTGTGGCCCATGGTGAAGGCCGGCCGCG
This genomic window from Bordetella petrii contains:
- a CDS encoding FUSC family protein, whose protein sequence is MDLRIASIPRFLYSHYFFGGVRQGVGMLLPVMVLGGLFGQYSFGLVATFGAQCLAIIDQPGGPQRHRTNEMLGGALLATAAVTITGAASTYPLLLWLAVIGQCFVFSMFSVFGKRGGLIGFAGMLIMTLTMHSPLAPSQVLAHSAATLGGALFYLVFSLGFSRIFWLREERQAMSVALFATADYMAARSRFYDETTDLDDIYRALIQSQSVMTEKHQAARDIVLRSLPRGGGYRDGERVMLWNMFVDMLQLLDTLVATHTDYAALRRALAGHDCLMFMRDALTKMSLELNRIALDVSRGRPVQYRSSTKAELRAIEYEIEQFKQQGMGEKEPEMLALIVQVLRRLRNAARIVGKLADHTAARPDAEPTSVLRIDKSLTQFMSRQELRLGMLTSNLRLDSPYFRYATRVTLAAAIAMGLIAQLATPQVSSAHSYWVLLTIIIIMKPGFALTRQRNGWRLMGTLIGCLLALALFRVTTRPEALFAVLLAACIMGNSLVQLNYMASAIFNTLFVVMVFHFVAPGTVSMEVIGERALDTALGCAIALVCSYVLPWWEARYMKPLARAATNANREYLRTGLQYARAMQAHAAGAAPPEGAPTAEEADIAWRLARKNVHIAFSNFAEAFYRMMSEPRSHQMNVPEFNNLLIQNHIMASQITAAVPILAGLKQSPEPMRQALAGIVDMLDDNRPAPLDLPSQFDTEGELAALAYPLKQMLRASTQIRQELAAVADPPRSRPTAVPA
- a CDS encoding acetolactate synthase 3 catalytic subunit, whose amino-acid sequence is METIGADIVVRCLAEEGVEHVFGYPGGAVLYIYDAIFKQDKFQHILVRHEQAAVHAADAYSRASQKVGVCIVTSGPGVTNAVTGIATAYMDSIPMVIISGQVPTAAIGEDAFQECDTVGITRPCVKHNFLVRDVKDLAETMRRAFYIARTGRPGPVLVDIPKDVSLQPCKYVPPKGEISMRSYAPVNKGHQGQIKKAVQMLLAAERPMIYAGGGVILSDAAAELRHVADQLGAPCTTTLMGLGGLAGTSRQYVGMPGMHGTYEANMAMQHCDVLLAVGARFDDRVIGNPRHFAQNARKIIHIDIDPSSISKRVRVDVPIVGNVKDVLADLSAQYDAARADTKPAPLDKWWQQIEAWRGKECLKYANSDEVIKPQYVVEKLWEVTGGDAFVTSDVGQHQMWAAQYYKFDKPRRWINSGGLGTMGVGLPYAMGVQMANPGADIAVITGEASIQMNIQELSTCQQYHLTPKIVCLNNRFLGMVRQWQQIDYGSRYSESYMDSLPDFVKVAEAYGHVGLRIERPADVEPALREAFKKHKDRLVFLDFITDRTENVWPMVKAGRGLTEMLLGSEDL